The Lichenihabitans psoromatis genome contains a region encoding:
- a CDS encoding potassium transporter Kup yields the protein MSTRAADENSAARTMPSSGPHKPDAVHGHPTTSLPALGLAALGIVFGDIGTSPLYTLKTVLDGIGDATQPATILGLLSLLIWTLVIVTTLKYVTIAMSVGNDGEGGILALMSLIGMKKHRAAIVAIGLFGAALIYGDGAITPAISVLSAIEGLDMATPAFHPYIVPGAVAILLALFIAQPLGTERIGKAFGPIMVAWFLALAAMGIGGILHHPGVFAALNPVYGIAFLASNGVKGFLVLGGVFLCVTGAEALYADMGHFGPKPIRLAWIGVVFPSLVLNYAGQAAIVLDGAPTDGNIFYRLCPGPLLIPLVVLATLATIIASQAIITGAFSMTRQAIQLGWLPRVAVKQTSAEGYGQIYVGSVNWILMIVTIGLTLGFQKSDHLASAYGIAVSLTMLITTVLLFIAMREILKWSAAVAGLVAAFFLIIDLAFVGANAVKIADGGYVPLLIAALIYGLMWIWHRGSEAVAKRFEESIIRVEDFSAQAVAKQTPRVPGTAVFLTRTTRDVPPVLLWHMQHNRALHTYLFVLTVSTASVPWIAADKHLTVDELAPNFWRAEAVFGFMENIDIPALLATAEYHGCRLDLEDVTYYVGHASIVRREDGRGLPRWIEAIYAAMERNSSHVGDVMRLPHENTVELGRQVSI from the coding sequence ATGTCAACACGTGCCGCAGACGAAAACAGCGCCGCACGGACGATGCCGTCCTCCGGCCCGCATAAGCCCGACGCCGTGCATGGACATCCGACGACGAGCCTGCCGGCCCTTGGTCTCGCGGCGCTCGGCATCGTGTTCGGCGATATCGGCACCAGCCCACTTTACACCTTGAAGACGGTGCTGGACGGCATCGGCGATGCCACGCAGCCCGCGACGATCCTCGGTCTGCTGAGCCTCTTGATCTGGACCTTGGTGATCGTCACGACGCTGAAATACGTCACCATCGCGATGAGCGTCGGCAACGATGGCGAAGGCGGTATTCTCGCGCTGATGTCGCTGATCGGCATGAAGAAACATCGGGCCGCCATCGTGGCGATCGGGCTGTTCGGCGCAGCGCTGATTTATGGCGACGGAGCGATCACGCCCGCCATTTCGGTGCTGTCGGCGATCGAGGGCCTCGATATGGCGACCCCCGCGTTCCATCCCTATATCGTGCCGGGTGCGGTCGCGATCCTGCTGGCGCTATTCATCGCGCAACCGCTCGGCACCGAGCGGATCGGCAAGGCCTTCGGTCCCATCATGGTGGCATGGTTCCTGGCGCTTGCGGCCATGGGGATCGGCGGCATCCTCCATCACCCTGGAGTCTTCGCCGCCCTCAATCCGGTTTATGGAATAGCCTTTCTGGCCTCCAATGGCGTGAAAGGCTTTCTCGTACTCGGCGGGGTCTTTCTCTGTGTTACGGGCGCCGAAGCCCTCTATGCCGATATGGGTCATTTCGGGCCGAAACCGATCCGCCTTGCCTGGATCGGTGTCGTGTTTCCCAGCCTCGTGCTGAATTATGCCGGACAAGCCGCGATCGTGCTCGACGGCGCCCCGACGGACGGCAACATCTTCTATCGGCTCTGCCCGGGTCCGCTACTGATCCCGCTGGTCGTGCTGGCGACGCTCGCAACCATCATTGCCAGCCAAGCCATCATCACGGGCGCGTTTTCGATGACCCGCCAAGCGATCCAACTCGGCTGGCTGCCGCGCGTCGCGGTCAAGCAGACATCGGCCGAAGGCTACGGACAAATCTACGTCGGAAGCGTCAATTGGATCCTGATGATCGTGACGATCGGGCTGACGCTCGGATTTCAGAAATCGGATCATCTCGCGAGCGCCTATGGCATCGCGGTCTCGCTCACGATGCTGATCACGACCGTGCTGCTGTTCATCGCCATGCGCGAAATTCTCAAGTGGAGCGCGGCCGTCGCGGGCCTGGTCGCGGCCTTCTTTCTCATCATCGATCTGGCCTTCGTCGGCGCCAATGCGGTGAAGATCGCCGATGGCGGCTATGTGCCTCTGCTGATCGCGGCCCTCATCTACGGACTGATGTGGATCTGGCATCGCGGCTCCGAAGCGGTGGCCAAGCGGTTCGAGGAAAGCATCATCCGGGTCGAAGATTTCAGCGCCCAGGCGGTGGCCAAACAAACCCCGCGTGTCCCCGGCACAGCGGTGTTCCTCACGCGGACCACGCGCGATGTGCCGCCCGTGCTGCTCTGGCATATGCAGCATAACCGCGCGCTTCACACGTATCTGTTCGTTCTGACGGTCAGCACCGCCTCGGTGCCGTGGATCGCTGCCGACAAGCATCTCACGGTCGACGAACTCGCGCCGAACTTCTGGCGTGCCGAAGCGGTGTTCGGCTTTATGGAAAATATCGACATCCCTGCCCTGCTGGCGACGGCCGAATATCACGGTTGTCGGCTCGATCTCGAGGACGTGACCTATTACGTCGGCCATGCCTCGATCGTGCGACGCGAGGACGGTCGAGGCTTGCCGCGATGGATCGAGGCCATCTATGCCGCGATGGAACGTAACTCGAGCCATGTCGGCGACGTGATGCGCCTGCCGCACGAGAATACCGTGGAGCTCGGGCGGCAGGTCTCGATTTGA
- a CDS encoding NADP-dependent oxidoreductase: MMTNRSLVLDSRPEGKVESRHFRMVEAPVAALREGQVLIRNLFLSLDPYMRGRMSAAKSYAVPQEIGATMGGGTVGDVVESRHSSFKPGDKVVGMGGWQLYAISDGAGLRKVDDSRVPLSAFLGVAGMPGVTAWYGLNKIIAPKPGETILVSAATGAVGSVVGQLAKAAGARAVGIAGGPDKCRYAVETLGYDACVDHKSSSFAADLAAALPHGIDGLFENVGGVPFTTAIEHLNHLSRVAICGLIASYQGAPTTLPNMHIFLRVRFKMEGFIVSDHLDLWPDAIAALTDLVATGKLTYRETIAEGLDAAPAAFIGLLDGQNFGKQLVKLV, translated from the coding sequence ATGATGACCAACAGAAGCCTCGTTCTCGATAGTCGACCCGAAGGCAAGGTCGAGAGCCGGCATTTTCGCATGGTCGAGGCCCCTGTTGCGGCGTTGCGTGAGGGGCAGGTGTTGATCCGCAACCTGTTTCTGTCGCTCGATCCCTACATGCGGGGCCGCATGAGCGCGGCGAAATCCTATGCGGTGCCGCAGGAGATCGGCGCCACCATGGGGGGTGGGACGGTCGGCGATGTGGTCGAGTCACGCCACTCGTCATTCAAACCTGGCGACAAGGTGGTCGGTATGGGCGGCTGGCAGCTTTATGCCATCAGTGACGGCGCAGGGCTTCGCAAGGTCGATGACAGTCGCGTGCCGCTCAGCGCCTTTCTGGGCGTCGCCGGCATGCCGGGCGTGACCGCATGGTACGGCTTGAACAAAATCATCGCTCCGAAGCCGGGTGAAACAATCCTGGTGTCTGCGGCGACGGGAGCCGTTGGCTCAGTCGTCGGCCAGTTGGCGAAAGCGGCCGGCGCTCGCGCTGTCGGTATCGCAGGCGGCCCCGACAAGTGCCGTTACGCGGTCGAGACCCTCGGCTACGATGCTTGCGTCGATCACAAATCGAGCAGCTTTGCGGCCGATCTCGCGGCGGCTCTTCCCCATGGCATCGACGGCCTGTTCGAGAATGTCGGCGGCGTGCCCTTCACGACCGCGATCGAGCACCTCAATCATTTGTCTCGCGTCGCCATCTGCGGCCTCATCGCGTCTTACCAGGGCGCGCCGACGACCCTGCCGAACATGCACATCTTTCTTCGTGTGCGGTTCAAGATGGAGGGGTTCATCGTATCGGATCATCTCGATCTGTGGCCCGACGCCATCGCGGCGCTGACCGACCTCGTCGCGACCGGCAAGCTGACCTATCGTGAAACGATCGCCGAGGGGCTCGATGCGGCGCCGGCGGCCTTCATCGGCCTGCTCGACGGACAAAATTTCGGCAAGCAACTCGTCAAGCTCGTGTAG
- the purB gene encoding adenylosuccinate lyase produces the protein MIPRYSRPAMVTIWEPQTRFRIWFEIEAHACDALADLGVIPKDAAKAIWEKAGHVTFDVARIDEIERETKHDVIAFLTHLAEFLGPESRFVHQGMTSSDVLDTCLAVQLARASDLLIADVDALLTALRKRAFEHKMTPTIGRSHGIHAEPVTFGLKLALAYAEFARCRARLVAARAEIATCAMSGAVGTFANIDPAVEVHVAKAMGLTPEPVSTQVIPRDRHAMFFATLGVVASCIERLATEIRHLQRTEVLEAEEYFSPGQKGSSAMPHKRNPVLTENLTGLARLVRGMVTPALENVALWHERDISHSSVERAIGPDATITLDFALARLTNVIDNLVIYPENMQKNLDRLGGLVHSQRVLLALTQAGVSREDAYRLVQRNAMPVWRGEGDFLTLLKNDPDVAKALTSEVIESLFDLGYHTKHVDTIFDRVFGPA, from the coding sequence ATGATCCCGCGCTATTCCCGTCCCGCCATGGTGACCATCTGGGAGCCGCAGACCCGCTTCCGCATCTGGTTCGAGATTGAGGCGCATGCCTGTGACGCACTGGCGGATCTTGGGGTCATTCCGAAAGACGCCGCCAAGGCGATCTGGGAGAAGGCCGGCCATGTGACGTTCGACGTCGCCCGCATCGACGAGATCGAGCGCGAGACCAAGCATGACGTGATCGCGTTCCTGACCCATCTTGCCGAATTTCTAGGCCCGGAAAGCCGCTTCGTGCATCAGGGCATGACCTCGTCGGACGTGCTCGACACGTGCCTCGCGGTCCAACTTGCCCGCGCCAGCGACCTGTTGATCGCCGATGTCGACGCGCTGCTGACAGCACTCCGCAAGCGCGCTTTCGAGCATAAGATGACACCGACGATCGGCCGCTCGCACGGCATCCATGCCGAGCCGGTCACCTTCGGGCTGAAGCTCGCGCTCGCCTATGCTGAATTTGCGCGCTGCCGCGCCCGGTTGGTTGCGGCGCGCGCCGAAATCGCCACCTGCGCGATGTCGGGCGCGGTCGGGACCTTCGCCAACATCGACCCCGCCGTTGAAGTCCATGTCGCCAAAGCTATGGGTCTGACGCCGGAGCCCGTCTCAACGCAGGTCATCCCGCGCGATCGGCATGCCATGTTCTTCGCGACGCTCGGGGTCGTGGCCTCCTGCATCGAGCGGCTCGCGACCGAGATCCGGCACCTGCAGCGGACCGAGGTGCTAGAGGCGGAGGAGTATTTTTCGCCCGGCCAGAAGGGTTCATCGGCGATGCCGCACAAACGCAATCCGGTCCTGACCGAGAATCTCACGGGTCTCGCGCGGCTGGTGCGCGGCATGGTCACGCCAGCGCTCGAAAATGTGGCGCTCTGGCATGAACGCGACATCTCGCATTCATCGGTTGAGCGCGCGATCGGACCGGACGCGACCATCACGCTCGATTTCGCTTTGGCACGGCTGACCAACGTGATCGACAATCTCGTGATCTATCCGGAAAACATGCAGAAAAACCTGGACCGTCTGGGTGGTCTCGTCCATTCGCAGCGCGTGCTGCTGGCGTTGACCCAGGCGGGGGTGTCACGCGAAGACGCCTATCGGCTGGTCCAGCGCAACGCCATGCCGGTGTGGCGCGGCGAAGGCGACTTTCTGACCCTGCTGAAGAACGATCCCGATGTCGCGAAGGCCCTGACGTCCGAGGTGATCGAGAGCCTCTTCGACCTCGGCTATCATACCAAACATGTCGATACGATCTTCGACCGGGTCTTCGGGCCGGCCTGA
- a CDS encoding branched-chain amino acid ABC transporter permease, which yields MEIFLQQLINGITLGSIYGLIAIGYTMVFGIIGMVNFAHGDVFMLSAFVALIIFLILTQLLGITNLALAFIVVLVGSMVITALWSWTIERVAYRPLRGSFRLAPLISAIGMSIFLSNFVQVVQGPRNKTIPSLFDTVIHVTSGGDYNVTLSYKQIMIVGVTVVLLAGFWYLVQHTSLGRAQRACEQDRRMAALLGIDVDRTISLTFVIGAALAAVAGVLFLSYYGVVNFADGFIPGVKAFTAAVLGGIGSLPGAVLGGLLIGLIEVFWSAYFSSDYKDVAAFSILAITLIFMPSGLLGRPEIEKV from the coding sequence ATGGAGATTTTCCTCCAGCAATTGATCAACGGCATCACGCTTGGCTCGATCTACGGGCTCATCGCCATCGGCTACACGATGGTGTTCGGCATCATCGGCATGGTCAATTTTGCCCATGGCGACGTCTTCATGCTGTCGGCCTTCGTGGCCTTGATCATCTTTCTGATCCTGACCCAATTGCTGGGGATCACCAATCTCGCCTTGGCCTTCATCGTCGTCCTGGTCGGCTCGATGGTCATCACGGCCCTCTGGAGCTGGACGATCGAACGGGTGGCCTATCGCCCGCTGCGCGGCTCGTTCCGCCTCGCGCCGCTGATCTCGGCCATCGGCATGTCGATCTTCCTGTCGAATTTCGTGCAGGTCGTTCAAGGTCCGCGCAACAAGACGATCCCGTCGCTCTTCGACACCGTGATCCATGTCACCAGCGGCGGCGATTACAACGTGACGCTGTCCTACAAGCAGATCATGATCGTCGGCGTGACGGTCGTGCTCTTGGCCGGGTTCTGGTACCTCGTGCAACACACCTCGCTCGGCCGCGCACAGCGGGCTTGCGAGCAGGATCGGAGGATGGCGGCTCTTCTCGGCATCGACGTCGACCGCACCATCTCGTTGACCTTCGTGATCGGCGCTGCCCTCGCGGCCGTCGCAGGCGTGCTGTTCCTGAGCTATTATGGCGTGGTCAATTTTGCCGATGGGTTTATCCCAGGCGTCAAGGCTTTCACGGCCGCGGTTCTGGGCGGCATCGGATCCTTGCCGGGGGCCGTGCTGGGCGGACTGCTGATCGGCTTGATCGAAGTGTTCTGGTCGGCCTATTTCTCGTCCGACTACAAGGATGTCGCGGCCTTCTCGATCCTGGCCATCACCTTGATCTTCATGCCCTCCGGCCTGCTCGGCCGGCCTGAGATCGAGAAGGTATGA
- the livM gene encoding high-affinity branched-chain amino acid ABC transporter permease LivM, with protein sequence MDMTKPGGAALAQAPATPAFDVLAAIKDAGFAALVTLGLSIPILMFSTHEDMSNALVVEPRWSWAIGACIAVFAARMIGIVYRHSSSRVATAARPQELRKPSRAEVFAKTYLSLFVVAALFAFPLVMLGSLGPSGSLKWINNYGIQILIYVMLGWGLNIVVGLAGLLDLGYVAFYAVGAYSYALLSTTFGLSFWLCLPLAGILAAFWGIILGFPVLRLRGDYLAIVTLAFGEIIRIVLINWTDLTNGYAGISSIPKVTFFGIPFTAGDEGFAHLFGLTFTPIHRTIFLFYLILCLALLTNFVTLRLRRLPVGRAWEALREDEIACRSLGINTVNTKLTAFALGAFFGGFAGSFFAVRQGFVSPESFTFIESATILAIVVLGGMGSQIGVAIAAVVMIGGTEILRELDFLKAIFGPNFDPTQYRMLIFGFGMVVMMIWKPRGIIATREPSIFLKERRAISGSLVKEGHG encoded by the coding sequence ATGGATATGACCAAACCGGGCGGCGCCGCTTTGGCGCAGGCACCCGCAACCCCGGCGTTCGACGTCCTCGCCGCGATCAAGGATGCGGGTTTCGCCGCTCTCGTGACCCTCGGCCTATCGATCCCGATCCTGATGTTCAGTACGCATGAGGACATGTCCAACGCGCTGGTAGTGGAGCCGCGCTGGTCATGGGCCATCGGCGCTTGCATCGCCGTCTTCGCGGCCCGGATGATCGGGATCGTCTACCGGCATTCTTCAAGCCGCGTCGCCACTGCGGCACGGCCGCAGGAATTGCGGAAGCCGTCGCGCGCCGAGGTGTTTGCCAAGACCTATCTGAGCCTCTTCGTCGTCGCGGCACTCTTCGCCTTCCCGCTCGTGATGCTCGGTTCGCTCGGCCCCAGCGGGTCGTTGAAGTGGATCAACAATTACGGCATCCAGATCCTGATCTACGTGATGCTCGGGTGGGGCTTGAACATCGTGGTCGGCCTCGCCGGCCTGCTCGATCTCGGCTATGTCGCGTTCTACGCGGTCGGCGCCTATTCCTACGCGCTCCTCTCAACCACGTTCGGCCTGTCGTTCTGGCTCTGCCTGCCGCTGGCCGGCATCCTGGCGGCGTTCTGGGGGATCATTCTTGGCTTCCCCGTGCTCCGTCTGCGCGGCGATTACCTAGCCATCGTGACGCTCGCGTTCGGAGAGATCATCCGCATCGTGCTGATCAACTGGACCGATCTCACCAATGGCTATGCCGGGATTTCATCGATTCCGAAGGTCACGTTCTTCGGCATTCCTTTCACGGCCGGCGACGAAGGATTTGCGCATCTCTTCGGCCTGACCTTCACGCCGATTCATCGGACCATCTTTCTGTTCTATCTCATCCTCTGCCTCGCGCTGTTGACCAACTTCGTCACCCTGCGGCTCCGACGCCTGCCGGTCGGTCGTGCATGGGAAGCCTTGCGCGAGGACGAGATCGCGTGTCGGTCGCTCGGCATCAACACGGTCAATACCAAGCTGACGGCTTTCGCGCTCGGGGCCTTCTTCGGCGGTTTCGCGGGATCGTTCTTCGCGGTGCGTCAGGGCTTCGTGAGTCCGGAAAGCTTCACCTTCATCGAATCCGCCACCATCCTGGCCATCGTGGTGCTGGGCGGCATGGGCTCGCAGATCGGGGTCGCGATTGCGGCTGTCGTCATGATCGGCGGCACCGAAATCCTGCGTGAACTCGACTTTCTCAAAGCGATTTTCGGCCCCAACTTCGATCCGACTCAATACCGCATGCTGATCTTCGGCTTCGGCATGGTCGTTATGATGATCTGGAAACCGCGCGGCATCATCGCGACGCGTGAGCCATCCATCTTCCTTAAGGAGCGCAGAGCTATTTCGGGATCACTGGTGAAGGAGGGACACGGTTGA
- a CDS encoding ABC transporter ATP-binding protein — protein MRWQTDPLLVVEHLTMRFGGLIAVNNLSFTVGRGDITALIGPNGAGKTTVFNCVTGFYKPTEGRLALARQGIAASADVAALTASGAKNRGSSTGDIYLLERMPDHEISWRARVARTFQNIRLFTGMTVLENLMVAQHNRLMIASGFTFGGVLGIGGYKAQETAAVEKAKDWLDRIGLIGRADDPAGDLPYGDQRRLEIVRAMCTDPVLLCLDEPAAGLNPRESGELNALLRLIRKDHATSVLLIEHDMSVVMEISDHVIVLDYGTKIADGTPTEVQQDPRVIAAYLGVEDEEVAQVEAEIEAEVGA, from the coding sequence ATGCGCTGGCAGACCGACCCCCTCCTGGTCGTCGAGCATTTGACGATGCGTTTCGGCGGTCTCATCGCCGTTAACAACCTGTCGTTCACGGTTGGGCGTGGCGACATCACCGCGCTGATCGGCCCGAATGGCGCCGGCAAGACGACGGTGTTCAATTGCGTGACGGGTTTTTACAAGCCGACCGAAGGGCGCCTCGCGCTGGCCCGGCAGGGGATCGCGGCGTCGGCCGATGTCGCCGCCCTCACGGCGTCGGGCGCCAAGAACCGCGGATCGTCGACGGGTGACATCTATCTGCTCGAGCGCATGCCCGATCACGAGATCTCCTGGCGGGCGAGGGTTGCGCGGACGTTCCAAAACATCCGCCTCTTCACCGGCATGACGGTGCTCGAGAATTTGATGGTCGCGCAGCATAACCGCCTGATGATCGCATCCGGCTTCACGTTCGGCGGCGTCCTCGGCATCGGTGGCTACAAAGCCCAGGAGACGGCTGCGGTCGAGAAAGCCAAGGATTGGCTCGACCGCATCGGCTTGATCGGTCGTGCCGACGATCCGGCCGGCGATCTGCCCTATGGCGATCAGCGTCGGCTTGAGATCGTGCGGGCCATGTGTACCGATCCGGTGCTGCTATGCCTCGACGAACCGGCCGCCGGCCTCAACCCGCGCGAGTCCGGTGAACTCAACGCATTGCTGCGCCTCATCCGCAAGGATCATGCGACCTCGGTGCTTCTCATCGAACACGACATGTCGGTCGTGATGGAAATCTCCGACCACGTGATCGTGCTCGATTACGGCACCAAGATCGCCGACGGCACGCCGACAGAAGTGCAGCAAGACCCGCGCGTGATCGCGGCCTATCTCGGCGTCGAGGATGAAGAGGTGGCGCAGGTGGAAGCCGAGATCGAGGCGGAGGTCGGCGCATGA
- a CDS encoding ABC transporter ATP-binding protein — translation MLTIRGVKTYYGKIIALKGVDLDVNQGEIVTLIGANGAGKSTLMMTIFGNPRAREGTITFDGRDITRMPTHEIARLSIAQSPEGRRIFARMSVYENLQMGASINKFAYFDQDLERVFTMFPRLKERSSQRGGTLSGGEQQMLAIARALMSRPRLLLLDEPSLGLAPLIVKLIFDAIQHLNKTEGLTVFLVEQNAFHALKLADRGYVMVNGVITMSGTGRELLSRPEVRAAYLEGGHH, via the coding sequence ATGCTGACGATCCGTGGCGTGAAGACCTATTACGGGAAGATCATCGCCCTGAAGGGGGTCGATCTCGACGTCAATCAGGGTGAGATCGTGACGCTGATCGGCGCCAACGGGGCCGGGAAATCGACCCTGATGATGACGATTTTCGGCAATCCGCGGGCGCGCGAAGGCACCATCACGTTCGATGGGCGGGATATCACCCGCATGCCGACGCATGAGATCGCCCGTCTGTCGATCGCGCAATCCCCTGAAGGACGGCGCATCTTCGCCCGGATGAGCGTCTATGAAAACCTGCAGATGGGCGCCTCGATCAACAAGTTCGCCTATTTCGATCAGGATCTCGAACGCGTTTTCACGATGTTTCCCCGGTTGAAGGAACGCTCGAGCCAGCGCGGCGGGACGTTGTCGGGCGGCGAGCAGCAGATGCTGGCGATCGCCCGTGCCCTGATGAGCCGACCCCGTCTGCTCCTGCTCGACGAACCCTCGCTCGGGCTGGCCCCCCTGATCGTGAAGCTGATTTTCGACGCGATCCAGCATCTCAACAAGACCGAGGGCCTGACGGTGTTTCTGGTCGAGCAAAATGCCTTTCACGCGCTCAAATTGGCCGATCGTGGATATGTGATGGTCAACGGCGTCATCACGATGTCGGGGACTGGACGCGAGCTTCTGTCCCGGCCCGAAGTGCGGGCCGCATATCTCGAGGGTGGACATCATTGA
- a CDS encoding DUF6867 family protein, whose protein sequence is MAGLFYDDTPNGLLQFLFVTILLGGAGAIASGRAIAAGWKAFTIVPFYMVVLAAVVRFLHYALFGADLLSVPAYVLALVILLLAAGYGYRSKRVSQMTTQYSWIYAKSGPLGWTQKGA, encoded by the coding sequence ATGGCGGGCTTGTTCTACGACGACACGCCGAACGGCCTGTTGCAGTTTCTGTTCGTCACGATCCTGTTGGGCGGAGCGGGAGCGATCGCCAGTGGACGGGCCATCGCGGCCGGCTGGAAAGCGTTTACGATCGTGCCGTTCTACATGGTCGTGCTCGCGGCTGTGGTGCGGTTTCTGCATTACGCTTTGTTCGGTGCCGACCTCCTGTCGGTGCCGGCTTATGTGTTGGCTCTCGTAATCCTGTTGCTCGCGGCCGGCTATGGCTATCGATCCAAGCGGGTGTCGCAGATGACGACGCAATATTCATGGATTTACGCCAAATCCGGCCCTCTCGGCTGGACGCAGAAGGGCGCCTGA
- a CDS encoding branched-chain amino acid ABC transporter substrate-binding protein, translating to MKKFWLSSCVLAAGLAFTGAAHADIKVGVAGPLTGPNAAFGAQLQKGAEQAVADINAKGGVLGQKLVLETGDDVSDPKQGVSVANKFVGDGVTWVVGHFNSGVTIPASDVYVDNNILMVTPAATNPQLTEKGKWDVFRTCGRDDQQGAVAAKYIEEHFKGKKIAILHDKTTYGKGLADATKDDLAKDGVKPVLYEGVNTGEKDYSAVVSKLKASGAALVYWGGLHPEGGLIRRQMTDQGVNAVMMSGDGITDNEFASIGGPGVVGTLMTFGPDPRHNPAAAEVVKEFTAKNFDPQAYTLYSYAAMQVMAEAAEKAKSVDPKKVADEMHSGASFPTVIGPLAFDKKGDLTKAGYVMYTWKKGPDGKVTYFEND from the coding sequence ATGAAGAAGTTTTGGTTGTCGAGCTGCGTGCTCGCAGCGGGTCTTGCCTTCACGGGCGCCGCGCATGCCGACATCAAGGTCGGCGTTGCCGGCCCGCTTACTGGCCCGAACGCAGCATTCGGCGCACAGCTGCAGAAGGGTGCCGAGCAGGCGGTCGCGGATATCAACGCCAAGGGCGGCGTTCTCGGCCAGAAGCTGGTTCTCGAAACCGGTGACGACGTTTCCGATCCCAAGCAGGGCGTCTCGGTCGCCAACAAATTCGTCGGCGACGGCGTGACCTGGGTGGTCGGCCACTTCAACTCGGGCGTCACCATTCCGGCGTCGGACGTCTATGTCGACAACAACATCCTGATGGTCACCCCGGCCGCCACCAATCCGCAGCTGACCGAGAAGGGCAAGTGGGACGTGTTCCGGACCTGCGGTCGTGACGACCAGCAGGGCGCGGTCGCGGCGAAATACATCGAAGAGCACTTCAAGGGCAAGAAGATCGCGATCCTTCACGACAAGACCACCTACGGCAAAGGTCTTGCGGATGCCACGAAGGACGATCTTGCCAAGGATGGCGTGAAGCCGGTCCTCTACGAAGGCGTCAACACGGGCGAGAAGGACTATTCGGCCGTCGTGTCGAAGCTCAAGGCATCCGGCGCGGCACTCGTCTATTGGGGCGGTCTGCATCCGGAAGGCGGCTTGATCCGCCGTCAGATGACCGATCAGGGCGTCAATGCCGTGATGATGTCGGGCGACGGCATCACCGATAACGAATTCGCGTCGATCGGCGGCCCAGGTGTCGTCGGCACGCTGATGACCTTCGGTCCCGACCCGCGCCACAACCCGGCGGCTGCCGAAGTCGTGAAGGAATTCACGGCCAAGAACTTCGATCCGCAAGCCTACACGCTCTACAGCTACGCCGCCATGCAGGTGATGGCCGAAGCTGCCGAAAAGGCCAAGTCGGTCGATCCGAAGAAGGTTGCTGACGAAATGCATTCGGGAGCGTCGTTCCCGACCGTCATCGGGCCGCTCGCCTTTGACAAGAAGGGCGATCTGACCAAGGCCGGCTACGTGATGTACACGTGGAAGAAGGGCCCGGACGGCAAGGTCACGTATTTCGAAAACGATTGA
- a CDS encoding cytochrome c biogenesis CcdA family protein, which produces MSTDVTLPAAVVAGLVSFLSPCVLPLVPPYLCYLAGATLDELSVATTRQTRRDAVLASLLFVAGFTTVFVALGATASVLGTVFRQFSSVLSVASGLVIIVMGLHFIGLFRIGFLYREARLEMRQRPAGLWSAYLMGFAFAFGWTPCIGPILAAILTLAGSEATVLRGAGLLLLYSAGLGIPFIAAAFAIGTFLSFLKRFRAYFATVEKVAGGLLVLTGLAFLTGGMQTLSFWLIETFPGLAQLG; this is translated from the coding sequence ATGTCGACCGATGTCACGCTCCCGGCTGCCGTAGTGGCCGGCCTCGTCTCGTTTCTCAGCCCCTGCGTGTTGCCGCTGGTGCCGCCCTATCTCTGTTATCTGGCCGGCGCCACATTGGACGAATTGAGCGTGGCGACGACACGGCAAACGCGGCGAGACGCCGTGCTGGCGAGCCTCTTATTCGTCGCCGGCTTCACCACGGTCTTCGTCGCGCTCGGGGCCACGGCCTCGGTGCTCGGCACGGTGTTTCGACAATTCTCGAGCGTGCTGTCGGTCGCGTCCGGCCTCGTCATCATCGTCATGGGGCTGCATTTCATCGGCCTGTTTCGGATCGGCTTCCTCTATCGGGAGGCGCGTCTCGAGATGCGGCAACGCCCGGCCGGCTTGTGGAGCGCCTATCTGATGGGCTTTGCCTTCGCGTTCGGCTGGACACCATGTATCGGGCCGATCCTGGCCGCGATTCTCACGCTCGCAGGGTCCGAGGCGACGGTGTTGCGCGGAGCGGGGCTGCTGCTCCTGTACTCGGCCGGGCTCGGGATTCCATTCATTGCCGCGGCCTTCGCGATCGGGACGTTCCTGAGCTTTCTCAAACGGTTCCGCGCCTATTTTGCGACCGTGGAGAAGGTTGCGGGCGGCCTTCTGGTGCTGACCGGATTGGCCTTCCTGACGGGCGGCATGCAGACGCTCTCGTTCTGGCTGATCGAGACGTTCCCCGGTCTCGCGCAGCTGGGCTGA